Proteins from one Psilocybe cubensis strain MGC-MH-2018 chromosome 11, whole genome shotgun sequence genomic window:
- a CDS encoding 26S proteasome non-ATPase regulatory subunit 11-like protein (26S proteasome non-ATPase regulatory subunit 11 homolog): MVTAVASHFDFEPPPWGRFDLRFGRPVNIEQRGLVTESPECSEAMYRLPASGPSGLLKTEYSDTTLSTPTQRIDFPRAADLPNLYIECLNTPAQRIDFPRAVHLLFYSSDAMYQFPANRHLPNLYIKICTAASSIYGPPYLQSQTDMQSCILHAKGKDYSTVSSSFFEAFKNLSAAGMKDSSAAGGKVQDKEEKARAKEVGGDTKNEQG; this comes from the exons ATGGTCACTGCCGTCGCATCacactttgactttgaaccaccaccatgggGAA GGTTCgatttgagatttggacggCCGGTGAACATTGAGCAAAGAGGCTTGGTGACTGAAAG CCCAGAATGCTCAGAGGcaatgtatcgacttccCGCGAGCGGTCCATCGGGTCTTTTAAAGACTGAATACTCCGACACGAC TCTGAGTACTCCGACGCAACGTATCGACTTCCCGCGAGCTGCCGACTTACCCAACTTGTACATCGAGTG TCTGAATACTCCGGCGCAACGTATCGACTTCCCGCGAGCGGTCCATCTGCTATTTTATAGCTCCGACGCAATGTATCAATTTCCCGCAAACCGCCATCTACCCAACTTGTATATCAAAATATG CACCGCCGCAAGCTCAATTTATGGCCCACCCTACCTCCAATCCCAAACCGACATGCAATCCTGCATCCTGCACGCCAAAGGCAAAGACTACAGCaccgtctcctcctccttctttgAGGCATTCAAGAATCTCAGCGCCGCGGGCATGAAAGATTCTTCCGCGGCTGGTGGCAAAGTTCAGGataaagaagagaaggctAGGGCGAAGGAGGTTGGAGGGGACACGAAGAATGAGCAGGGATAA